In one Nostoc cf. commune SO-36 genomic region, the following are encoded:
- the dnaB gene encoding replicative DNA helicase, with protein MTQNKLNFSSEQDRLPPQNIEAEEAILGGIMLDPEAISRIVDRLIPEAFYISSHKDIYQAALRLHTQNRPTDLLSVTSWLTDNGLLFRVGGRDKLATLIDRTVSAINIDALAELVMEKYHRRQLIKAANEILHLGYETETELPQVLDAAEQKVFSVTQQRSHDDLIHISDCLVDAYQEIESRHAGTSSPAISTGFYDLDGLLGGGFRPKRLYILAARPSVGKSALAGNLALNVAQSQRLPVAIFSLEMSREEYVQRFLSSESGIENSLLETGRLSNNQWQPLSQAVAQLSEQGIFINDNSCPTMNEIRSQVRKISATHGGVGLVIVDYLQLMAEGTDSRMNMTQRVGQISRGLKKLAKDLDVPVLALSQLSREVEHRNDKRPILSDLRDSGAVEQDSDVVIMLYRDEIHNPNSPDRGISELIVRKQRNGPTGTVKLLFDNQFTKFKNLVRHRQF; from the coding sequence ATGACACAAAACAAACTGAACTTTTCATCCGAACAAGACCGCTTACCACCTCAGAACATTGAGGCAGAAGAAGCTATACTCGGCGGTATTATGCTTGACCCGGAAGCAATCAGCAGAATAGTAGATCGCTTAATCCCCGAAGCATTTTACATTTCCTCCCACAAAGACATTTACCAAGCTGCGCTGCGGCTCCATACACAAAACAGACCTACAGATTTATTATCTGTAACCAGTTGGCTAACTGACAATGGGCTTTTGTTTCGTGTTGGTGGTCGAGATAAACTGGCTACACTCATTGACCGTACAGTTTCAGCCATCAACATCGACGCTCTGGCAGAATTGGTAATGGAAAAATACCACCGCCGACAATTAATCAAGGCGGCAAACGAGATTCTACATCTCGGCTATGAAACTGAAACTGAATTACCACAGGTTCTTGACGCTGCTGAACAAAAAGTTTTCAGTGTCACACAACAGCGCTCTCATGATGACCTGATTCATATTTCTGACTGTTTGGTTGACGCTTACCAAGAAATCGAGTCGCGCCACGCCGGTACATCTAGTCCCGCCATTTCTACTGGATTCTATGATTTGGATGGTTTACTCGGTGGTGGCTTTCGCCCCAAACGCCTGTATATACTCGCTGCTCGTCCATCTGTCGGTAAGTCCGCCCTTGCTGGTAACTTAGCTCTTAATGTCGCTCAATCCCAAAGATTACCTGTAGCTATCTTCAGTTTGGAAATGAGCCGCGAAGAATATGTGCAGAGATTCTTGTCAAGTGAATCCGGCATTGAGAACAGTTTACTCGAAACGGGGCGGCTCTCTAACAATCAGTGGCAACCCCTGAGTCAAGCGGTAGCACAACTTTCCGAACAAGGGATTTTTATCAATGATAATTCCTGCCCCACAATGAATGAAATTCGTAGTCAAGTCCGAAAAATCTCAGCCACACATGGCGGTGTCGGACTCGTTATCGTAGATTATTTACAGTTGATGGCTGAGGGTACTGATTCAAGAATGAACATGACCCAGAGAGTCGGTCAAATCAGCCGAGGACTGAAAAAATTAGCTAAGGATCTTGATGTTCCAGTCCTAGCCTTGTCTCAGTTAAGCCGGGAAGTCGAACACCGTAATGATAAACGCCCTATATTGAGTGATCTTCGAGACAGTGGGGCGGTGGAACAGGACAGTGATGTTGTGATTATGCTTTACCGTGATGAGATTCATAATCCCAATTCCCCTGACCGTGGCATTTCCGAGTTAATTGTCCGCAAGCAGAGAAATGGCCCTACTGGTACAGTCAAGCTGCTATTTGATAACCAGTTTACCAAGTTTAAAAACTTAGTGCGTCATCGGCAGTTTTAA
- a CDS encoding ASCH domain-containing protein, producing the protein MKALSVRQPWAYAIIHSTKNIENRGWPINYRGDILIHAAKTCTKKAYFEAKEFCQDMGVIIPELISLRRGQIIGIVTIVDCQFSPVASGWGMPEQYHWKLENPREITPIPYIGRLGIFEVPDDLVMEVAA; encoded by the coding sequence ATGAAAGCGCTATCCGTTCGCCAACCCTGGGCTTATGCCATCATTCACTCCACCAAAAACATAGAAAACCGAGGCTGGCCTATCAATTATCGCGGCGATATTCTGATTCACGCTGCGAAAACCTGCACAAAAAAAGCGTACTTTGAGGCGAAAGAATTTTGTCAAGATATGGGGGTAATAATACCAGAATTAATCTCTTTACGTCGCGGACAAATCATTGGCATTGTCACAATAGTTGATTGCCAGTTTTCACCGGTTGCGTCTGGCTGGGGAATGCCTGAGCAATACCACTGGAAGTTGGAGAATCCACGCGAGATTACACCGATTCCTTACATTGGGCGGTTGGGGATTTTTGAAGTGCCGGATGATTTGGTCATGGAGGTGGCTGCATGA
- a CDS encoding DNA cytosine methyltransferase has product MTKSVLLELSATPEKFLEKGGKALQGESVGCLYQYLETKKLLDGETVSYPRVIGERDPNNPFHWRWAFNWKEKINGAWKGKSIGSIPPGTVTMIRTLQQERATRENIIAFIKKAKTKKPSPKLDVCTNFENTKIKPVLPNNAPIAVVLFAGGGGIEAGMVEAGIRPVIAVEFDPTKPELSRAIALNHHCNFSECGCRVVQLTVQEVARLGFAGFPRRPDYLHASPVCANFSQAHTAKAGKGEETADDLTAAIAVAEAIRQLQPRVFTLENVPRYQNSQSFAAILETLESYRYLINYSVVNMADFGLPQARRRLVLVASRGFQVALPTESKSCGWYEAIAHLIPAMADSHLLPKQQQALEKFLAGNAPTPLLIERVGGRSQSKYKPGHLPCNTILRSHFTDHKGCNRSKFADIWLPDGTVKSLSIQGAAILQGFPSWYEFPPETATAGSIIGYSVPPSFASQLLMSAQSYSYVGNS; this is encoded by the coding sequence ATGACTAAATCAGTACTACTTGAGTTATCTGCAACACCCGAAAAATTCTTAGAGAAAGGGGGCAAAGCCTTACAGGGGGAATCAGTCGGTTGTCTTTATCAGTACCTCGAAACTAAAAAACTACTTGATGGGGAGACTGTTTCTTATCCCCGTGTGATTGGTGAACGTGACCCGAATAATCCCTTTCATTGGCGATGGGCATTCAATTGGAAAGAGAAGATAAACGGGGCATGGAAAGGCAAAAGTATAGGTTCAATTCCCCCTGGCACTGTGACAATGATTCGGACACTGCAACAAGAGAGGGCAACGCGAGAGAATATCATCGCTTTTATCAAAAAAGCGAAAACCAAAAAGCCATCACCAAAATTAGATGTCTGCACAAATTTTGAGAACACAAAAATAAAACCAGTTCTGCCAAATAATGCCCCGATCGCTGTAGTACTTTTCGCGGGTGGCGGCGGGATAGAAGCGGGGATGGTTGAAGCCGGGATTCGTCCAGTCATTGCAGTGGAGTTCGACCCCACAAAACCAGAACTGAGCCGCGCGATCGCTCTCAACCATCACTGCAACTTTAGTGAGTGCGGCTGTAGAGTCGTCCAGCTAACAGTTCAAGAAGTAGCGCGGTTAGGATTTGCAGGTTTTCCCCGCCGCCCTGATTACCTCCACGCCTCCCCGGTGTGCGCCAACTTTAGCCAAGCCCATACAGCGAAAGCGGGTAAGGGTGAGGAAACGGCTGATGATCTGACGGCGGCGATCGCGGTAGCAGAAGCCATCCGACAGTTACAGCCACGGGTGTTCACGCTCGAAAATGTGCCGCGCTATCAGAACAGTCAGAGTTTCGCTGCTATTTTGGAAACTCTCGAAAGTTATAGATACTTGATTAATTATAGCGTGGTCAACATGGCTGACTTTGGGTTGCCCCAGGCGCGGCGGCGGTTAGTTCTGGTTGCCAGTAGGGGTTTTCAGGTTGCCCTACCAACAGAGAGTAAATCCTGTGGTTGGTACGAGGCGATCGCCCATCTCATCCCCGCAATGGCTGATTCACACCTGCTGCCCAAACAGCAACAAGCTTTGGAGAAATTTTTAGCAGGAAATGCGCCCACACCTCTGCTGATTGAAAGGGTTGGAGGACGTTCACAGTCCAAGTACAAACCTGGGCATTTACCCTGCAATACCATACTGCGATCGCATTTCACAGATCACAAGGGCTGCAACCGGAGCAAATTCGCTGATATCTGGTTGCCGGATGGTACGGTCAAATCTTTGTCTATCCAAGGGGCAGCCATTTTACAGGGTTTCCCTAGCTGGTACGAATTCCCGCCCGAAACTGCTACGGCGGGGTCAATTATCGGGTATTCCGTGCCTCCCAGTTTTGCAAGTCAATTATTGATGTCGGCACAAAGTTATAGCTATGTAGGCAATAGCTAA
- a CDS encoding DUF6851 domain-containing protein, giving the protein MLNTPNQNPSVELILDPILQGVTVNDPTPTISVLWDKVAQQAVSNAIVGPTIADRVYSMVHTSMFDAWAAYDPTAIATQLKDQLQRPQAENTEANKKEAMSFAAYRTLKDLFPSQVSIFDELMGKLGFNPNDTTTDTTKAAGIGNVSAEALLKFRREDGSNQLGNNPKGVLGVPYSDITGYKPVNSPGNVINIERWTPETIPIDALPGQGRVQQVLGANWSGVTSFSLESNKQFRPPAPQPFLLVDGQVNLQAKTITLKNGQVLPITKDLIGTVINPKFIAQAEKVVNVSANLTDKQKLIAEFWEDQIGSSFPAGSWMTFGQYVSARDNHTLDDDAKLFFTLGNGVFDAGVATWEAKRFYDYARPVRVIRSLGELGLIGEFNKELGGYAIEAWKPGQGTQTILATDFVAYQLPGSNPSPPFQEYTSGHSGFSGAGSTILELFTDSDYFGGNVTFQPGLSRFEPGITPEKAVTLRWDTFSEAAIEAGDSRIYGGIHFDEGNLNGQIVGQKVGLSVWEQAQFFIEGGKEQKILFGTKNSDRLVGTNADEKIYARSGNDSVIGGLGNDQIFGGDGNDRLWGDGGDDVIRGGLGSDRIWGGGGDDILRGGLGSDRISGNKGRDTFVVAAGEGTDTIIDFHLGKDLLGLADGLKFGELSIYSRGNRTLIGFEDQTLAILDGVRHDLTSADFIVI; this is encoded by the coding sequence ATGCTAAACACACCTAATCAAAACCCCTCTGTTGAACTAATTCTCGATCCCATACTTCAAGGAGTTACAGTTAATGACCCAACACCTACTATTTCTGTGTTGTGGGATAAAGTTGCTCAACAAGCTGTAAGTAATGCCATTGTCGGCCCCACCATAGCCGATCGCGTCTATTCTATGGTGCATACGAGTATGTTTGATGCTTGGGCTGCTTATGACCCAACCGCAATTGCTACCCAACTCAAAGACCAATTACAACGTCCCCAAGCCGAAAATACAGAAGCTAATAAAAAGGAAGCGATGAGCTTTGCAGCTTATCGGACTTTGAAAGATTTATTTCCGAGCCAAGTGAGCATTTTTGACGAATTGATGGGCAAACTTGGCTTTAACCCTAACGATACAACTACTGACACGACTAAAGCTGCTGGAATTGGCAATGTTTCTGCCGAAGCGTTATTAAAATTTCGTCGTGAAGATGGTTCTAACCAACTTGGAAACAATCCTAAAGGTGTACTTGGCGTTCCCTACTCTGATATCACTGGCTACAAGCCCGTTAACTCTCCAGGCAATGTCATCAACATAGAGCGTTGGACGCCAGAAACAATACCGATTGATGCCCTCCCAGGACAAGGGAGAGTTCAACAGGTTCTAGGTGCCAACTGGAGTGGTGTAACCTCCTTCAGTTTGGAAAGCAACAAGCAATTTCGACCCCCCGCACCCCAACCCTTTCTTTTAGTCGATGGACAAGTAAATCTGCAAGCAAAGACAATTACTCTCAAAAATGGGCAAGTACTTCCCATCACTAAAGATTTAATCGGAACAGTCATCAATCCTAAATTTATTGCCCAAGCAGAAAAAGTAGTTAATGTCAGCGCCAATCTCACCGACAAGCAAAAGCTGATTGCGGAATTCTGGGAAGACCAAATTGGTAGTTCCTTCCCCGCCGGTTCCTGGATGACCTTTGGGCAATACGTGTCGGCGCGGGATAATCATACTCTTGATGATGATGCTAAACTCTTCTTTACTTTAGGAAATGGCGTTTTTGATGCAGGAGTTGCAACTTGGGAAGCTAAAAGATTCTACGACTATGCTCGTCCAGTGCGGGTAATCCGTTCTCTAGGCGAACTAGGACTGATTGGGGAATTCAACAAAGAACTAGGAGGTTATGCCATTGAGGCTTGGAAACCAGGGCAAGGAACTCAGACAATTTTGGCAACCGACTTTGTGGCCTATCAACTCCCTGGCAGCAATCCATCACCACCTTTTCAAGAATATACTTCCGGTCACAGTGGATTTAGTGGTGCAGGTTCAACAATTCTTGAGCTATTCACAGATTCAGACTACTTTGGTGGCAACGTCACCTTTCAACCTGGGCTGTCTCGCTTTGAACCTGGTATTACACCTGAAAAAGCCGTTACCTTGAGGTGGGATACTTTTTCCGAGGCCGCAATTGAGGCTGGTGACTCTCGCATCTACGGTGGGATTCATTTTGATGAAGGAAATCTTAACGGTCAGATTGTAGGACAAAAAGTTGGTTTGAGTGTTTGGGAGCAAGCACAGTTTTTTATTGAAGGTGGTAAGGAGCAGAAAATCCTTTTTGGCACTAAAAATTCAGATAGACTCGTTGGCACCAATGCTGATGAGAAGATTTATGCTCGTTCTGGTAATGACTCGGTTATTGGTGGCTTAGGTAATGATCAAATCTTTGGTGGTGATGGGAATGACCGCCTTTGGGGTGATGGTGGCGATGATGTTATCAGAGGTGGTCTAGGTAGCGATCGCATTTGGGGTGGTGGTGGCGATGACATTCTCAGAGGTGGTCTAGGTAGTGATCGCATTTCGGGCAATAAAGGTCGTGATACCTTCGTCGTAGCTGCTGGTGAAGGTACTGACACGATTATTGACTTCCACCTTGGCAAGGATCTCCTTGGTCTGGCTGATGGTCTAAAATTCGGTGAGTTATCTATCTATTCAAGGGGAAACCGAACGCTAATTGGGTTTGAAGACCAAACACTAGCTATCCTGGATGGAGTGAGACATGACCTCACAAGTGCAGATTTTATCGTGATCTGA
- a CDS encoding diiron oxygenase — translation MIIQKQKISFNSGAKIVNKSVLIKDKSEFEKTLLTLINLTNSDTYDPFKEIVWPDSIESGKLWMSPSLMSIHATRFEQELSEEQLIEISKWEFINFCSLNVTGIRELLAGTANRLHTPGFEVLSEYLHHLIAEENEHMWYFSKFCLQYAGKIYPDRGLAMVSLPEADIANFMFFVRTLIFEEIVDFYNRKMGQDKMLPKFIQEINWLHHLDEGRHIKYGRQYVNLICQELLNKYPKERILEIESAVKGFMELSVQKLYRREIFVDAGIDEPGKMRKELLSHPVRQQFNIKLIASTAKFLTQIGLFSDSDVLPEPEQVLN, via the coding sequence ATGATAATTCAAAAGCAAAAAATAAGCTTTAATTCAGGAGCAAAAATTGTGAATAAATCAGTCTTGATCAAAGATAAATCCGAATTTGAGAAAACTCTCCTTACGCTCATTAATCTAACGAACTCTGATACTTATGACCCATTCAAAGAAATTGTTTGGCCGGATAGTATAGAGAGCGGCAAATTATGGATGTCACCGAGTCTGATGTCGATTCATGCAACTCGGTTTGAGCAAGAGCTTTCTGAAGAACAATTAATTGAAATAAGCAAGTGGGAATTTATCAATTTTTGCAGTTTGAATGTAACTGGTATCCGCGAATTATTAGCAGGGACAGCAAATCGGTTGCATACACCAGGATTTGAGGTTTTATCAGAATATTTGCATCATTTAATTGCAGAAGAAAATGAACATATGTGGTATTTTTCTAAATTTTGCTTGCAATACGCGGGTAAAATTTACCCCGATCGAGGTTTGGCAATGGTTAGTTTGCCAGAAGCTGATATAGCCAACTTTATGTTCTTCGTTCGCACCCTGATATTTGAAGAAATTGTCGATTTTTATAATCGAAAAATGGGTCAAGATAAGATGTTGCCGAAGTTTATTCAAGAGATAAATTGGCTTCACCACTTAGACGAAGGCAGACATATTAAATATGGCCGTCAGTATGTTAATTTAATCTGTCAAGAGTTGCTAAATAAGTATCCAAAGGAGCGAATTTTGGAGATTGAGTCTGCTGTTAAAGGTTTTATGGAACTTTCTGTGCAAAAGCTTTATCGACGGGAGATATTTGTTGATGCCGGAATTGATGAGCCAGGTAAGATGCGAAAAGAGTTGCTCTCGCATCCAGTGCGTCAACAATTCAACATAAAATTAATAGCAAGCACTGCAAAATTTTTGACCCAAATAGGCTTATTTTCAGATTCAGACGTATTGCCTGAACCTGAACAAGTTCTTAACTAA
- a CDS encoding amino acid adenylation domain-containing protein produces MKTFVQQAVEIHRQIFRDLAHSMVCGLDILQERNRHEGSAFHAASPVAFVSMLNEHENKIIPTLFQLENDNMVFSGLETPQVLLDHQAISRPDGGVSLIWDAMDLAFAEGVVDDMFNAYISLVSKFTEDESVWNTSYFDFRSKEEKTQHSEYNEPKTSLSDRCLHEYLYSQAKLLPNKPLLIDSRRTISYGEATYISNRIAWTLRQRCNVKPNELIAVYASKGWEQVIAVQSIIAAGAAYVPIDPAFPENRKLNILERCGCKIVLTSEAHLNDKCISSFEKIAVDLTDNLVTESENLPRIQSSNDLAYVIFTSGSTGESKGVMLNHLGVVNTIDDINHRFNIGSNDVIFGISELSFDLSVYDIFGSIAAGATLIIPPPGANLEPALCARLCAEHNVTVWNSVPALVQLLVEDFEINPRSHKLSFRLFMMSGDWIPIKLPEKIKQLFSAKIVSLGGATEGSIWSIYYDINEVDANWKSIPYGYPLTNQEFYVLDQRMQPRPNNVPGELYIGGVGVAQGYWLDSQKTAQSYVFHPVLKKRIYRTGDWGIRRKIGYIDFLGREDGQVKVRGHRIELGEIESILQQHPSVANAIAKVIGYQTQDAYLAAYIVSKDEATPSLQELHQHVAAFLPEYMVPAKFIFLEQLPLGATGKIDRKALPIPIDIKKAQVSTRSLTQTESTMARLWSEILEIDTPVAEDDFFNIGGNSFAAARLTIAINNTFGVEIPVTALLQHPTLEKISKLIDEQYYNNSSNRWSFLISIAGREPSPKTFWFHPSGGGVLCYRDMGQLLSSHLHLFGVQAQPVSQQNLMNSIPEMLDLYLNEIRAVQPSGPYHLGGWSMGGVIAYVAAQHLIQQGIQVESLVLIDSPAPLQRKIPEFAEIVSWFISDLAEVEQTLKLSCIKQKESDNNVLFEALQEAQEMGLISFGKMEDLRPIFNVFHSNIHALYNYQASPMKEDVSCLLVMATQNVQERVASESMQIWRSLLPKTTSFREIEGNHYSLLKYPLVSEVTHLILEHLKTKVKVS; encoded by the coding sequence ATGAAAACATTTGTACAACAAGCAGTCGAGATACACCGTCAAATATTCCGCGATCTTGCTCATTCAATGGTCTGTGGTTTAGATATTCTTCAAGAGCGGAATCGTCATGAGGGTTCAGCATTTCATGCTGCAAGCCCAGTGGCATTTGTCAGTATGCTGAACGAACATGAAAATAAAATTATACCGACATTATTTCAGCTTGAAAACGATAATATGGTTTTCAGTGGTCTTGAAACACCTCAAGTTCTTTTAGACCATCAAGCTATTAGTAGACCTGATGGTGGTGTTTCCTTAATTTGGGATGCTATGGATTTAGCGTTTGCAGAGGGAGTCGTTGACGATATGTTCAACGCATATATATCATTAGTATCCAAATTTACCGAAGATGAAAGCGTCTGGAACACATCTTATTTTGATTTTAGGTCGAAAGAAGAAAAAACACAGCATTCAGAATATAACGAACCAAAGACTTCTTTGTCAGATCGATGTTTGCATGAATATCTTTACAGCCAAGCAAAGCTATTACCAAATAAACCTTTGCTCATCGACTCTCGCAGAACAATAAGTTATGGTGAGGCAACTTATATTTCTAACCGAATCGCCTGGACATTACGTCAGCGATGCAATGTCAAGCCCAACGAATTAATTGCAGTATATGCCTCAAAAGGTTGGGAACAGGTTATTGCGGTGCAGTCTATTATCGCCGCCGGTGCTGCTTATGTACCTATCGACCCTGCCTTTCCCGAAAATCGAAAGTTAAATATATTAGAACGTTGTGGGTGCAAAATAGTATTAACATCTGAGGCTCACTTGAATGATAAATGTATCAGTAGCTTCGAAAAAATCGCAGTCGATCTTACTGATAACTTAGTTACGGAATCTGAAAATTTACCCCGGATTCAGTCTTCAAACGATCTGGCCTATGTAATTTTTACCTCTGGTTCAACTGGTGAATCAAAAGGAGTCATGCTTAACCATCTGGGAGTAGTTAATACTATAGATGATATAAATCATCGTTTTAATATTGGCTCCAATGATGTAATATTTGGTATTTCTGAACTGAGTTTTGATTTATCAGTATATGATATATTTGGAAGTATAGCTGCTGGTGCGACGCTTATTATTCCTCCACCAGGGGCAAATCTGGAACCTGCTTTATGTGCAAGATTGTGTGCAGAACATAATGTAACTGTTTGGAATTCAGTTCCGGCATTAGTTCAGCTACTAGTAGAGGATTTTGAAATCAATCCGCGATCGCACAAACTGTCGTTTAGGCTGTTTATGATGAGCGGCGATTGGATTCCTATTAAATTACCGGAAAAAATTAAGCAGTTGTTTTCCGCAAAGATAGTAAGTCTTGGTGGTGCAACCGAAGGCTCTATTTGGTCAATATATTATGACATTAATGAAGTAGACGCAAATTGGAAAAGCATACCTTATGGATATCCCCTAACTAATCAAGAGTTTTATGTACTTGATCAGAGAATGCAACCGCGCCCTAATAACGTTCCAGGTGAATTGTACATAGGTGGTGTTGGCGTAGCACAAGGATACTGGTTGGATTCCCAAAAAACAGCACAATCATACGTATTCCATCCAGTTTTGAAAAAGCGAATTTATCGAACTGGGGACTGGGGAATACGGCGCAAAATCGGTTATATTGACTTTTTGGGGAGGGAAGATGGACAAGTAAAGGTGCGAGGGCACCGAATTGAGCTAGGCGAGATAGAGAGCATATTACAGCAGCATCCTAGTGTGGCAAATGCGATCGCAAAAGTTATCGGATATCAGACACAAGACGCTTACTTAGCCGCATATATCGTCTCCAAAGATGAAGCAACACCCAGCTTGCAAGAGCTACATCAACACGTCGCTGCATTTTTACCTGAGTATATGGTTCCGGCAAAATTTATCTTTCTCGAACAACTTCCCCTTGGTGCAACAGGAAAGATTGATCGCAAAGCATTGCCAATACCAATTGATATTAAAAAAGCTCAAGTTAGTACTCGGTCTCTAACTCAAACAGAATCTACAATGGCCAGATTATGGTCAGAGATTCTGGAGATAGACACACCTGTTGCCGAAGATGATTTTTTCAACATAGGTGGAAACTCTTTTGCAGCAGCACGCCTAACCATTGCTATTAATAATACCTTTGGGGTCGAGATTCCAGTAACCGCGCTTCTGCAACATCCAACATTAGAAAAAATTTCCAAATTAATTGATGAACAATATTACAATAATTCGTCGAATCGGTGGTCGTTTCTAATTTCAATTGCTGGTCGAGAACCTAGTCCAAAAACATTTTGGTTTCACCCATCTGGTGGAGGAGTCTTGTGTTACAGAGATATGGGACAACTATTGTCATCACATCTACATTTATTTGGCGTTCAGGCACAGCCTGTAAGTCAACAAAATTTAATGAATTCGATACCTGAAATGCTTGATCTCTATCTAAATGAAATACGTGCTGTCCAACCATCAGGGCCATATCATTTAGGTGGATGGTCAATGGGTGGAGTTATTGCTTACGTTGCAGCTCAACACTTAATTCAGCAGGGTATTCAGGTAGAAAGTCTAGTTTTAATTGATAGTCCTGCACCTTTACAGCGCAAGATTCCCGAATTCGCAGAAATTGTCTCTTGGTTTATATCCGATCTGGCTGAAGTAGAACAAACGTTAAAACTTAGTTGCATAAAACAAAAAGAGTCCGATAACAATGTACTATTTGAAGCATTACAAGAGGCGCAAGAGATGGGTTTGATCTCATTTGGGAAGATGGAGGATTTACGCCCTATTTTTAATGTCTTCCACTCTAATATCCACGCCCTGTATAACTATCAAGCATCACCAATGAAAGAAGATGTTTCCTGCTTGCTTGTAATGGCAACCCAAAATGTGCAAGAGCGTGTCGCTAGTGAGTCTATGCAGATATGGCGTTCCCTACTACCAAAAACAACTTCATTTCGTGAAATTGAGGGAAATCATTATTCACTTCTAAAATATCCGTTAGTAAGTGAAGTGACACACCTAATTTTAGAACATTTGAAAACAAAGGTAAAAGTAAGCTAA
- a CDS encoding TniQ family protein, with the protein MLVNHYTSEKLWNLEKPVIPQRSRLFPLEPIGIGTIYVESLSGYVARLAEHHFTTTEQLILSQVLPLMGQKMSRTSPIDIINNFFGIHHSLAAANEIRGIFATTLIQVLEELTLRRDLANLSPLKWASLTFEFSFLRLYQAWCPLCYTSWRT; encoded by the coding sequence ATGTTAGTTAATCATTATACTAGTGAAAAGTTGTGGAACTTAGAAAAACCAGTTATTCCACAACGTAGTCGGTTGTTCCCTTTAGAACCTATTGGCATTGGTACAATCTACGTAGAAAGCTTGAGCGGGTATGTAGCTCGTCTTGCTGAACATCATTTTACTACTACCGAACAATTAATTTTGTCTCAGGTTCTTCCCTTGATGGGGCAAAAAATGTCTCGGACAAGTCCCATAGACATCATTAATAATTTTTTTGGAATTCACCACTCTTTAGCAGCTGCAAATGAAATCAGAGGTATTTTTGCTACAACTCTAATTCAGGTTCTTGAAGAGTTAACTTTACGTCGAGATTTAGCTAATTTGTCACCCCTAAAGTGGGCAAGTTTGACCTTTGAGTTTAGTTTTCTGCGCTTGTATCAAGCTTGGTGTCCATTGTGTTACACCAGTTGGCGTACCTAG
- a CDS encoding helix-turn-helix domain-containing protein: MAKKYIVDLDEDEVSQLQSIIKKGKHKARTITRANILLMASEGETDQAIAGIVRAHVATVQRIREKFVVGGLDFALKDEVHPPKPKKLDGKQEAFLIATACSNPPVGRVRWTMQLLADHLVNVGIIDSISDETVRQTLKKTKLNLG; encoded by the coding sequence ATGGCGAAAAAGTACATTGTTGACTTGGATGAAGATGAAGTTTCTCAATTGCAATCGATAATAAAAAAAGGTAAGCACAAAGCAAGAACCATAACCCGTGCAAACATTCTTCTAATGGCTTCTGAAGGAGAAACGGATCAAGCGATCGCTGGCATAGTTAGAGCGCATGTTGCGACAGTGCAACGTATACGAGAAAAATTTGTCGTTGGGGGGTTAGATTTTGCTTTAAAGGATGAAGTTCATCCACCAAAACCTAAAAAGTTAGATGGAAAACAAGAAGCATTTTTGATTGCAACTGCTTGTTCTAATCCACCAGTTGGAAGAGTACGTTGGACAATGCAATTATTAGCAGATCATTTAGTGAACGTTGGTATCATAGATTCAATTTCAGATGAAACAGTACGTCAGACTTTAAAAAAAACGAAATTAAACCTTGGTTGA